A region of Micropterus dolomieu isolate WLL.071019.BEF.003 ecotype Adirondacks linkage group LG01, ASM2129224v1, whole genome shotgun sequence DNA encodes the following proteins:
- the vill gene encoding villin-1 isoform X1, which translates to MMNDDSQDTFRNVSQKPGLQIWTINNMQMVPVPAQGFGNFFEGDCYIVLYISDNKGSGQSADIHYWIGNASSQDEQGAAAIYVTQLDEYLGGSPVQHREVQGNESPRFRSYFKNGLIYKKGGVASGFHHVDTNVYNVLRLLHVKGRKHVTATEVEISWNSFNNGDIFLLDMGKTIVQWNGPQSNRREKLKAVLLAQDIRDRERGGRAQIGVVEGGDERDSPELMKVLMAVLGQRSGPLKEAIPDDKPDQLQNANVRLYHVFENSGNLVVQEVATQPLTQDLLQSSDCYILDNKGSNVMVWKGKQASKEERQEALNRAVGYIKAKNYPSSTSVDVMTEGGESAMFKHLFKSWRDQGQTQGLGRTYSIGRIAKVDQVKFDVMELHARPELAAQQRMVDDASGDVKVWRVENLELAEVNPSTCGQFYGGDCYLVLYTYLRSNQQQYILYMWQGRHATKDEITACAYQAVNIDNKYNGAPVQVRVIMGKEPRHFLAIFKGKLIIFEGGTGRPGVVNPDRAARLFQVRGTNELNTLATEVQARASSLNTNDVFLLKTDQICYLWYGKGCSGDERVMGRAMSDVLSKQDKQVVMEGQEPAEFWVALGGKAPYASDKRLQREEPPHSPRLFECSNQTGQFRMTEVENFAQSDLDEEDVMLLDTWEEIFLWVGNFANEYETKEAWNCAQEYLRTHPAGRDRDTPIVFVKQGYEPPTFTGWFNAWDPHKWSGGNSYEEMKKKLSDATSLSQITVDLNNTNFNKSPAGISRGGYTAPGGPMSSPPVYRFQGGDLSPRPSTPTSPSTQRAQSSASMTRSPSSGFTPSSPAGGTVSPSAGGSGMYLDPELLVNKSPSELPQGVDPSQRENYLSDVDFENLLGTTRSDFHRLPRWRQSDLKKKALLF; encoded by the exons ATGATGAATGATGACAGTCAGGACACATTTAGAAATGTCAGCCAAAAGCCAGGCCTGCAAATATGGACCATCAAT AACATGCAGATGGTGCCTGTTCCAGCCCAAGGCTTTGGTAACTTCTTTGAGGGAGACTGTTACATTGTTCTTTAT ATAAGCGACAACAAGGGCTCAGGCCAGTCAGCTGACATCCACTACTGGATAGGAAACGCCTCCTCTCAGGATGAGCAAGGTGCAGCAGCCATCTACGTCACCCAGCTGGATGAGTACCTGGGTGGGAGTCCGGTACAGCACAGGGAGGTGCAGGGCAATGAGTCGCCACGGTTCAGGAGCTACTTCAAAAATGGCCTCAT CTACAAGAAGGGTGGAGTGGCCTCAGGTTTTCACCACGTTGACACAAACGTCTACAATGTCCTGCGATTGCTGCACGTCAAAGGGAGGAAGCATGTCACAGCGACAGAG GTGGAGATTTCATGGAACAGTTTTAACAATGGGGATATATTCCTGCTGGATATGGGGAAAACTATAGTGCAGTGGAACGGCCCCCAGAGCAACAGGAGAGAAAAGCTCAAG GCAGTCTTGTTGGCTCAGGACATCCGCGACAGGGAGCGAGGAGGTCGAGCTCAGATAGGTGTCGTGGAGGGAGGGGATGAGCGGGACTCCCCAGAGCTGATGAAAGTCTTGATGGCGGTGCTCGGCCAAAGGAGTGGGCCGCTAAAGGAGGCCATTCCTGATGACAAACCTGACCAGCTGCAGAACGCCAATGTCAGACTCTACCA CGTTTTCGAAAACAGCGGGAATCTAGTGGTCCAAGAGGTGGCCACGCAGCCTCTAACACAAGACCTGCTGCAGTCCTCT GACTGTTACATCTTGGACAATAAAGGCTCCAATGTGATGGTGTGGAAAGGCAAACAGGCCTCCAAGGAAGAGCGGCAAGAAGCTCTCAACAGGGCAGTG GGCTATATCAAAGCCAAGAACTACCCATCCAGCACCAGTGTGGACGTGATGACCGAGGGAGGAGAGTCAGCAATGTTCAAGCACCTGTTCAAATCCTGGAGAGATCAAGGGCAAACTCAGGGTCTTGGTCGCACCTACAGCATTGGAAGGATAg CAAAGGTAGACCAAGTGAAGTTTGATGTGATGGAGCTCCATGCGCGTCCTGAACTGGCAGCACAGCAGCGCATGGTGGATGACGCTTCTGGAGATGTTAAG GTGTGGCGTGTTGAGAATTTGGAGCTGGCCGAAGTGAATCCAAGTACTTGTGGACAGTTTTACGGAGGAGACTGCTACCTGGTGCTGTACACATATCTAAGATCAAACCAGCAGCAATACATACTCTACATGTGGCAG GGACGCCATGCCACTAAAGATGAGATCACTGCTTGCGCCTACCAGGCTGTCAATATCGATAACAAGTACAATGGAGCCCCGGTGCAGGTCAGGGTGATCATGGGAAAGGAACCTCGCCACTTCCTGGCTATTTTCAAAGGCAAACTTATTATCTTTGAG GGTGGTACAGGCCGACCTGGTGTGGTCAATCCTGACAGAGCTGCCAGGCTCTTCCAGGTGAGAGGGACTAATGAGCTGAACACCCTTGCCACTGAAGTGCAGGCGAGGGCCTCCTCTCTCAACACCAACGATGTTTTCTTGCTGAAGACTGACCAAATTTGCTACCTGTGGTATGGAAAG GGCTGCAGCGGGGATGAAAGGGTGATGGGGAGAGCAATGTCTGATGTGCTGTCCAAACAGGACAAGCAGGTGGTGATGGAGGGCCAGGAGCCAGCCGAATTCTGGGTAGCTCTAGGAGGAAAGGCTCCCTATGCCAGTGACAAGAG ACTGCAGAGGGAGGAGCCTCCTCACAGTCCCCGGCTGTTTGAATGCTCCAATCAGACCGGCCAGTTTAGGATGACCGAGGTGGAGAACTTCGCCCAGAGCGACCTGGATGAGGAGGATGTCATGCTGCTGGACACCTGGGAGGAG ATTTTCTTGTGGGTTGGAAATTTTGCCAATGAGTACGAGACCAAGGAGGCGTGGAACTGTGCGCAGGAATACCTGAGGACCCACCCTGCAGGCCGCGACCGCGACACACCCATTGTTTTTGTCAAACAGGGATATGAACCGCCCACCTTTACTGGCTGGTTCAACGCATGGGATCCTCATAAGTGGAGC GGGGGCAACTCCTATGAGGAGATGAAAAAAAAGCTGAGTGATGCAACATCTCTCTCACAGATCACTGTA GATCTGAACAACACTAATTTCAATAAGAGTCCTGCTGGGATTAGTAGGGGTGGTTACACGGCTCCAGGAGGCCCCATGAGCTCCCCTCCAGTCTACAGGTTCCAGGGAGGTGATCTGTCCCCCAGACCCTCTACTCCCACCAGCCCGTCTACCCAGAGAGCCCAGTCCTCTGCGTCCATGACCCGGTCGCCCTCCTCTGGCTTCACTCCATCATCCCCAGCTGGTGGCACTGTGTCCCCATCTGCTGGAGGCTCTGGGATGTATCTTGACCCAGAGCTCCTTGTCAACAAGTCTCCCAGTGAGCTACCGCAGGGAGTGGACCCCAGCCAGAGAGAG AACTACCTGTCTGATGTGGATTTTGAAAACCTGCTTGGCACAACTCGTTCAGATTTCCATCGCCTCCCCAGGTGGAGACAGAGCGACTTGAAGAAAAAAGCATTACTTTTCTGA
- the vill gene encoding villin-1 isoform X2, with translation MMNDDSQDTFRNVSQKPGLQIWTINNMQMVPVPAQGFGNFFEGDCYIVLYISDNKGSGQSADIHYWIGNASSQDEQGAAAIYVTQLDEYLGGSPVQHREVQGNESPRFRSYFKNGLIYKKGGVASGFHHVDTNVYNVLRLLHVKGRKHVTATEVEISWNSFNNGDIFLLDMGKTIVQWNGPQSNRREKLKAVLLAQDIRDRERGGRAQIGVVEGGDERDSPELMKVLMAVLGQRSGPLKEAIPDDKPDQLQNANVRLYHVFENSGNLVVQEVATQPLTQDLLQSSDCYILDNKGSNVMVWKGKQASKEERQEALNRAVGYIKAKNYPSSTSVDVMTEGGESAMFKHLFKSWRDQGQTQGLGRTYSIGRIAKVDQVKFDVMELHARPELAAQQRMVDDASGDVKVWRVENLELAEVNPSTCGQFYGGDCYLVLYTYLRSNQQQYILYMWQGRHATKDEITACAYQAVNIDNKYNGAPVQVRVIMGKEPRHFLAIFKGKLIIFEGGTGRPGVVNPDRAARLFQVRGTNELNTLATEVQARASSLNTNDVFLLKTDQICYLWYGKGCSGDERVMGRAMSDVLSKQDKQVVMEGQEPAEFWVALGGKAPYASDKRLQREEPPHSPRLFECSNQTGQFRMTEVENFAQSDLDEEDVMLLDTWEEIFLWVGNFANEYETKEAWNCAQEYLRTHPAGRDRDTPIVFVKQGYEPPTFTGWFNAWDPHKWSDLNNTNFNKSPAGISRGGYTAPGGPMSSPPVYRFQGGDLSPRPSTPTSPSTQRAQSSASMTRSPSSGFTPSSPAGGTVSPSAGGSGMYLDPELLVNKSPSELPQGVDPSQRENYLSDVDFENLLGTTRSDFHRLPRWRQSDLKKKALLF, from the exons ATGATGAATGATGACAGTCAGGACACATTTAGAAATGTCAGCCAAAAGCCAGGCCTGCAAATATGGACCATCAAT AACATGCAGATGGTGCCTGTTCCAGCCCAAGGCTTTGGTAACTTCTTTGAGGGAGACTGTTACATTGTTCTTTAT ATAAGCGACAACAAGGGCTCAGGCCAGTCAGCTGACATCCACTACTGGATAGGAAACGCCTCCTCTCAGGATGAGCAAGGTGCAGCAGCCATCTACGTCACCCAGCTGGATGAGTACCTGGGTGGGAGTCCGGTACAGCACAGGGAGGTGCAGGGCAATGAGTCGCCACGGTTCAGGAGCTACTTCAAAAATGGCCTCAT CTACAAGAAGGGTGGAGTGGCCTCAGGTTTTCACCACGTTGACACAAACGTCTACAATGTCCTGCGATTGCTGCACGTCAAAGGGAGGAAGCATGTCACAGCGACAGAG GTGGAGATTTCATGGAACAGTTTTAACAATGGGGATATATTCCTGCTGGATATGGGGAAAACTATAGTGCAGTGGAACGGCCCCCAGAGCAACAGGAGAGAAAAGCTCAAG GCAGTCTTGTTGGCTCAGGACATCCGCGACAGGGAGCGAGGAGGTCGAGCTCAGATAGGTGTCGTGGAGGGAGGGGATGAGCGGGACTCCCCAGAGCTGATGAAAGTCTTGATGGCGGTGCTCGGCCAAAGGAGTGGGCCGCTAAAGGAGGCCATTCCTGATGACAAACCTGACCAGCTGCAGAACGCCAATGTCAGACTCTACCA CGTTTTCGAAAACAGCGGGAATCTAGTGGTCCAAGAGGTGGCCACGCAGCCTCTAACACAAGACCTGCTGCAGTCCTCT GACTGTTACATCTTGGACAATAAAGGCTCCAATGTGATGGTGTGGAAAGGCAAACAGGCCTCCAAGGAAGAGCGGCAAGAAGCTCTCAACAGGGCAGTG GGCTATATCAAAGCCAAGAACTACCCATCCAGCACCAGTGTGGACGTGATGACCGAGGGAGGAGAGTCAGCAATGTTCAAGCACCTGTTCAAATCCTGGAGAGATCAAGGGCAAACTCAGGGTCTTGGTCGCACCTACAGCATTGGAAGGATAg CAAAGGTAGACCAAGTGAAGTTTGATGTGATGGAGCTCCATGCGCGTCCTGAACTGGCAGCACAGCAGCGCATGGTGGATGACGCTTCTGGAGATGTTAAG GTGTGGCGTGTTGAGAATTTGGAGCTGGCCGAAGTGAATCCAAGTACTTGTGGACAGTTTTACGGAGGAGACTGCTACCTGGTGCTGTACACATATCTAAGATCAAACCAGCAGCAATACATACTCTACATGTGGCAG GGACGCCATGCCACTAAAGATGAGATCACTGCTTGCGCCTACCAGGCTGTCAATATCGATAACAAGTACAATGGAGCCCCGGTGCAGGTCAGGGTGATCATGGGAAAGGAACCTCGCCACTTCCTGGCTATTTTCAAAGGCAAACTTATTATCTTTGAG GGTGGTACAGGCCGACCTGGTGTGGTCAATCCTGACAGAGCTGCCAGGCTCTTCCAGGTGAGAGGGACTAATGAGCTGAACACCCTTGCCACTGAAGTGCAGGCGAGGGCCTCCTCTCTCAACACCAACGATGTTTTCTTGCTGAAGACTGACCAAATTTGCTACCTGTGGTATGGAAAG GGCTGCAGCGGGGATGAAAGGGTGATGGGGAGAGCAATGTCTGATGTGCTGTCCAAACAGGACAAGCAGGTGGTGATGGAGGGCCAGGAGCCAGCCGAATTCTGGGTAGCTCTAGGAGGAAAGGCTCCCTATGCCAGTGACAAGAG ACTGCAGAGGGAGGAGCCTCCTCACAGTCCCCGGCTGTTTGAATGCTCCAATCAGACCGGCCAGTTTAGGATGACCGAGGTGGAGAACTTCGCCCAGAGCGACCTGGATGAGGAGGATGTCATGCTGCTGGACACCTGGGAGGAG ATTTTCTTGTGGGTTGGAAATTTTGCCAATGAGTACGAGACCAAGGAGGCGTGGAACTGTGCGCAGGAATACCTGAGGACCCACCCTGCAGGCCGCGACCGCGACACACCCATTGTTTTTGTCAAACAGGGATATGAACCGCCCACCTTTACTGGCTGGTTCAACGCATGGGATCCTCATAAGTGGAGC GATCTGAACAACACTAATTTCAATAAGAGTCCTGCTGGGATTAGTAGGGGTGGTTACACGGCTCCAGGAGGCCCCATGAGCTCCCCTCCAGTCTACAGGTTCCAGGGAGGTGATCTGTCCCCCAGACCCTCTACTCCCACCAGCCCGTCTACCCAGAGAGCCCAGTCCTCTGCGTCCATGACCCGGTCGCCCTCCTCTGGCTTCACTCCATCATCCCCAGCTGGTGGCACTGTGTCCCCATCTGCTGGAGGCTCTGGGATGTATCTTGACCCAGAGCTCCTTGTCAACAAGTCTCCCAGTGAGCTACCGCAGGGAGTGGACCCCAGCCAGAGAGAG AACTACCTGTCTGATGTGGATTTTGAAAACCTGCTTGGCACAACTCGTTCAGATTTCCATCGCCTCCCCAGGTGGAGACAGAGCGACTTGAAGAAAAAAGCATTACTTTTCTGA
- the plcd1a gene encoding LOW QUALITY PROTEIN: 1-phosphatidylinositol 4,5-bisphosphate phosphodiesterase delta-1a (The sequence of the model RefSeq protein was modified relative to this genomic sequence to represent the inferred CDS: inserted 2 bases in 1 codon) has translation MSCLSKKRTNSEERVFQEQRKKVAQENGKHIGLEGDADLEFLLKGGELVKIRSKSWKKNRKFKLHEDCATLYHESHKAFRENQTFPIDDIDSVRLGRQSEGLKKYTNTSDEDQCFSIIFRXSGVEAKQWVNSLVKITRYIRSLNRQQNSEHWIFECMRKADKNHDNMMTLKEVKAFMREINIEVDSQYAEQLFRKCDTSKSGTLEGAEIKQFYDELTHRKEIDEIYGTYAQTEGQMSAGDLLNFLLNEQREQVSMEDALKLIEIYEVDGTAKEKKHLTKDGFLMYRQHEDTSIFNPAQKPLYQDMHQPLNHYYISSSHNTYLVEDQLKGPSSTEAYIKALMKSCRCVELDCWDGANGEPVIYHGYTLTSQVLFKDVIKAIKEYAFKTSDYPVILSLENHCTLEQQKVMADHMITILGDALVRKPLGTTIPTNFPSPEELKGRFLIKGKRLNKLDAAFNNDSTIEDENVSEEDEAADCKENSQKGKPKNTKITLAKQLSDVVIYCKSVHFNSFEHSKNNQAFYEMSSFKESKAFQLAETSATGFIHHNMDKLSRIYPAGSRTDSSNYNPVPMWNVGCQIVALNFQTPHKEMQLNQGRFRPNGFCGYILKPEFLRSPSSQFDPNALTSRPWLQKKTFHVMVISAQQLPKLNKDKPKSIVDPLVRVEIYGVPADNASKETPHIDNNGFNPVWNESLKFDIHVPELAMVRFVVEDFDLASYNDFIGQYCLPLTSVQNGYRQVPLLTKRGDLIPSAGLFVNIKLIDAQ, from the exons ATGTCTTGTTTAAGCAAAAAGAGGACAAACTCCGAGGAACGGGTTTTCcaggagcagaggaaaaaagTTGCGCAGGAGAATGGGAAACACATAG GTTTGGAGGGAGATGCAGATCTAGAGTTCCTGCTGAAGGGTGGGGAGCTGGTCAAGATCCGCTCGAAATCCTGGAAGAAGAACCGCAAATTCAAACTGCATGAAGACTGTGCGACGTTGTACCATGAGTCCCACAAAGCATTCAGGGAAAACCAGACCT TCCCGATTGATGACATTGATTCAGTGCGCCTGGGCCGTCAGTCTGAAGGGCTAAAAAAGTACACCAACACCAGTGATGAAGATCAGTGCTTCTCCATCATCTTCAG CAGTGGAGTGGAGGCAAAGCAGTGGGTTAACAGCCTGGTGAAGATTACGAGATACATACGCAGCCTCAACCGCCAGCAGAACAGTGAGCA TTGGATCTTCGAATGCATGCGGAAAGCAGACAAGAATCACGACAACATGATGACCCTGAAGGAGGTGAAGGCCTTCATGCGCGAGATTAACATTGAGGTGGACAGCCAATATGCAGAGCAACTTTTCAGG AAATGTGACACATCCAAATCAGGCACCCTGGAGGGTGCAGAGATCAAGCAATTCTACGATGAGCTGACGCACCGGAAGGAGATAGATGAGATTTATGGGACGTACGCTCAAACAGAGGGTCAGATGAGTGCCGGAGACCTGCtgaacttcctactgaatgagCAAAGGGAGCAGGTGTCCATGGAGGACGCTCTCAAGCTGATTGAAATATACGAGGTGGATGGGACAG CGAAGGAGAAGAAGCACTTGACCAAAGATGGCTTCTTGATGTACCGGCAGCACGAAGATACCTCCATCTTCAACCCGGCTCAGAAACCACTTTATCAGGACATGCACCAGCCGCTCAACCATTACTACATCTCCTCCTCACACAACACGTACCTGGTGGAAGACCAACTCAAAGGACCCAGCAGCACAGAAGCCTACATAAA AGCACTGATGAAGAGCTGTCGCTGTGTGGAACTGGACTGTTGGGATGGGGCTAATGGCGAGCCTGTTATTTACCACGGCTACACTCTCACATCCCAAGTGCTCTTCAAAGATGTCATCAAAGCCATCAAAGAATACGCCTTCAAA ACGTCTGACTACCCAGTGATCCTGTCTCTGGAGAATCACTGCACCCTGGAACAACAGAAGGTCATGGCCGATCACATGATCACCATCCTGGGTGATGCTTTGGTCAGAAAGCCTCTGGGCACCACCATACCCACAAACTTCCCCTCACCTGAG GAGCTGAAGGGCCGGTTCCTCATCAAGGGAAAGCGACTGAACAAACTGGATGCTGCCTTTAACAATGACAGCACCATAGAGGACGAAAATGTGTCTGAGGAGGATGAGGCTGCAGACTGTAAGGAGAATAGCCAAAAAGGCAAACCAAAG AACACAAAGATCACACTTGCCAAACAGCTCTCAGATGTCGTAATCTACTGCAAGAGTGTCCATTTTAATTCGTTTGAACACTCCAAGAACAACCAGGCCTTCTATGAGATGTCGTCCTTCAAGGAGAGCAAAGCGTTCCAACTGGCTGAGACTTCAG CTACTGGCTTCATCCATCACAACATGGACAAACTTAGTCGGATCTATCCAGCTGGCTCCAGAACTGACTCCTCCAACTATAACCCAGTGCCCATGTGGAACGTCGGCTGCCAGATAG TGGCGTTAAACTTCCAGACTCCCCACAAGGAGATGCAGTTAAACCAGGGTCGGTTTCGGCCAAATGGTTTTTGCGGCTACATCCTTAAACCTGAATTCCTGAGAAGCCCGTCGTCTCAGTTTGATCCCAACGCACTTACCAGCAGGCCCTGGCTACAAAAGAAGACCTTTCATGTCATG GTGATCTCAGCTCAGCAGTTGCCCAAACTCAACAAGGACAAACCCAAATCCATCGTCGACCCTTTGGTGAGAGTGGAGATTTATGGTGTCCCAGCAGACAATGCCAGCAAGGAGACACCCCACATTGACAACAATG GGTTCAACCCCGTGTGGAATGAAAGCCTCAAGTTTGACATCCACGTCCCAGAGTTGGCCATGGTGCGATTTGTGGTGGAAGACTTTGACCTAGCATCCTATAATGATTTCATCGGGCAGTACTGTCTACCGCTCACCAGTGTACAGAACG GATATCGGCAAGTCCCACTGCTCACCAAGAGAGGGGACCTCATACCCTCTGCTGGACTGTTTGTGAACATCAAGCTCATCGACGCCCAATAG